DNA from Cygnus atratus isolate AKBS03 ecotype Queensland, Australia chromosome 7, CAtr_DNAZoo_HiC_assembly, whole genome shotgun sequence:
CCTCAGTTGAAATCTGTAGTGTAGGTCCTGTTGGCTTCAGTGGGAGTTTGCTGAAATCTGAGGTAGCTATTtgaagagtttttgtttgttttttttcccccctcctcatTCTGATGTGTCATCTCTTATGTTCATTCTTATGTCCCCGTTTCCTACTTAGGAGATTCCCCCAAACCCTCATTTTTATGAGGAGGATTACTTTTGGCCAAGGTGCTTGAAAAGGTTTATGTTGATTCCTGCTTTGTAAGCTggtatatatttatgtacagcagaaaaataccGCATAGACATGATCATAAATAATTCACCATTCATCTCAACAAGAGGAAATTACATGCTACATTATTCAAGAATGTACAAAGATACTGCTTGTTGTGTAAAGAGAGTAATATTCTGCCAGTGAGCTGACAGCAGTTTtgcaactaaaataaaaagacataaatGGTTTTATTACCAACTCAAGTctcacagcttttcttctgtctgcaaTTCACTTTCTTCTACTGTCAGtattgaaatacaaaaaaggtAAAGTATATCTGTGATTATGACTGCTGGAAATGCTGAGTGGAAGAAACAACGAAGAGATACTTTAGATTGCTTGATTTTGTGGGATGAATGAGGAAAACATGGGCTTCTTGCACTGAGGAAGATCCTGGCCTTCTGGGTGTGCATTCTTCATTGCACAGTGAAAGACTGGggaatgtatttaattaaaacttcttGGTAAAGAGAAGGGAGTGGCTGTAGGGAATTATATCCTggcttttgtgtgtttattacagtagttttttagttttttttttaatttttatattgcatGACCATGACAGTGGGAAGTCATATAGAATGGTACGTCTGCAActaacagttttttttaaaaaaaaaaaaaatcaacaaaacaaaagccctcTCTCTATTCTATTAGCTGAGTAATATATCATATTGCCCAGTGATAGATCTTCAAAGAGATCATCTAATAAAACAACCTGTTGTAGTGCATATGCATAAGCTGGCAGAATTATGGTTACTTGTGGAACTTTAAATTTTTTCTCCTGACTGGTGTGATTAAGATCTCAGTTTTACTGGGGCctaagcatatttttttttccttcccttgtaTCACCTTCCCAATAAAGcattttcctcagctttcaAAAGTGCAGTTAGTAAGATTTTTCCTTGACTTTGTAATATGTATACTGCAGTTTCATGAGAAGTGTCTGCACCTATTAAGAGTTCAATAAATTTTGGTCCATTTTATTAACATGCAAATGGACAGAATAAGACTGAGAAGCTTATGCAATGTTTCTAAGATCCTGTGATCTGAATCCATCAATGTATCTCTGatagttctttttaaaaatttgagaAATAATGTCAAATACACAAGTTTTGAATTGATTCTGCAAGAGTGTATGGGATAAATTTGTTCAATCCATAACACTGTGAAAGTTTCAGGTGTTTGTTAGAAGaggactggaaaataaaatggattttctgtTAATAGTGCACAGTAACTGGTCCCTCTAAAAATACATagcatggggctgggaggagacTGAGATACTCGTTGGGTATCGTTGACTTTGGGGTGGAAGGACTGCACAAAGATATAAAAGTAGCACCTAAAATGCTTAATTGTACTGATGCTGTAGAGTTCCTTTTGGTTACCCAGGTTTTTTTATAGTTACCGCTGTAACCTGCTGCTTGTTCTTTGTGCATCTTTCTAAAAAGGTGCCTCTTTCagctcccttttcttttcagggCCCTTGTTTCCATCCCGTCTTTTTGCAGTCTTTTCTGGGGGAAGGAACTCTCTCGGAAACTCTGTTCTAGCCCCAATGGATAATACCCAACTCTGCCCTTCCTGAGTCTCCTCCTGACTCCATTTCTTTCCCAGTGAAAATCTTTGCTCAGGTGCCTTATTACCTTGCATTTTGACTTGCAAAGTGGAAACTTTTTCACTTGTCAGAACCTCCCTTTCTCATCCTCCCTTTCTCTGGCAATTTTGACTGTCCATGTCATTTGGAGAACTGCTGAGCTCTTCTTACTTTAAATCTTGGATCCTTCTCTCCCCATTATGGTGCTGTCGAGGAAGTGGAGGCGTTGGGGGGAGTGGATCGCTGCTCTCACGGAGTCCACGTGAGGATGGACAAGGAGTATCACAGAGACAGAGCCTCACAGCACCTTCATTCCCAGGGACTAAAGGGAAGTTGTGTCTTTACTGGGTGACAGAagccaaaataaatgttgacCTTCAGAGGCATaactgcttctttatttttcagcatctttttctttaccttctcATTCTGTCCAAGtttactgctttgtttctgacttttcaaaattgttttaaaatatttcctgtcgTAGAATGGCTcggtttggaagggaccttaaagatcatccaactCCAACTCCCCTGCCCCCATAGGCAGGGGTGCCACCCACTAGAgcaggttggccaaggcccctccagcctggccttgaacacctccagggatgggccatccacagcttctctgggcagcctgttccagtgcctcactacccttacagtgaagaatttcttgtAATGTCTAATCTATATCtatgttcttttaatttaatgctGTTTCCCACTTCATCATTATCTATCTGAGTAAAcagtccctctccatcctttttataagaccccttcaAGTATTGAAAGGCTACAAAgaagtctccccagagccttctcttctcaaggctgaacatccccaactctcttagcctttcttcataggagaggtgctccagccctctgatcatctttgtggcccttctctaGACTCACTGTAACAGattcacatctttcttgtgaTGGGGGCCACAAACCTGGATGCACTATTctaggtggggcctcacaagggcagagtagagggggacaatcagCTCCCTCGACCTAGTGATCACGactcttttgatgcagccttAGGATGAGTTGGGCTTCTGGGCTGTCATTAGTTCCCAAACGAAAGTAATTcttggaatttttaaaaataggtaatATAAGTATTATCTAGTATATGGAAGCACATGTATTATCTGtgaattttgtatttgataATCTCTGTTTTGAGAAACTGGATTTGtttttgactttaaaatgtGGGTAGTTCCAGGAAGTTATTTAATAAGCTACAAAAACAGAAAGTCTAGAGGAACTATGCATAAATATGCTGTAATTCAGACCATCCTTTTGAAAGCTGATGACTTGTTTGTGAATTTGTACATCTCTGCTCTGAATTCTGTCTGGAAAGCCAGGCATGAATGCTGTCAAAGGCAGACACAAATACTTCTAACCAACTCTAGTCACTTTTTGGCTATGAGCGAGCAACTGTGCTAATGAAGTGGTTAGAGGAGGATAGCACATGTCCTGTGCAGCAGGGTCCTTTAACCTGCGTGGATGTGGAGGCCTCCGTGAGACCCATGAGTGCTCAAGTCCTTGGAGCAAGGGGGCATCCACTCATGTGGTCGTTTCTGCACAACCTCTCCTGTACTGAAGTGCAATCATTTAAGAGGATTTTCTGGATCAGGGCCTTGTCTTGAAATTGCAGTACTGATTGTACATTTCATTTAACTAACACATCTTGCCATTTTTATTGAGTGATATCTtgtcaaaatgtatttgaaaggtAATGCTGAAAGCATCTTAGTGCCTTTGCAGTGCATCGCTGGTGGTTGCTCTTGTCCCAGAACCACTTgttccagaaaacaaagatcCTGATAGGAGTTTTTGCTTATGTCTATTATTTAATCTCTTAAATttactgaatgttttatttgtggctttttttatttgttgtttggCTGTCTTCCCAACGTGCTTGAAAGCATACTGTTGTCTTATCTCTACCTTGTCCTCTTACCTGGGTTCCTGCCCCACTTCAGGAAAGTTAATTTAAGGTCCCTGTGCACAGATACAGGGTGAACATTTAAACCTGTGTTATTGGCTACTGtccaaaaatgctttcagactTAAAGAGCAGATTAAAAGCTGTTATAGAGGTTAGTGAGCAGGTGATGTAGGTAGAGTAGTGTTACCTGTGTCAACAACTGTTTGCTGATGTGAGTAGGTGggtgactgaaaataaatggcaacTCACTGCGGGCTTGAAGCCAAGCGTTTCCTGGGCTTAATATCATGAGTGCTGCAATTAATATACTTAACAAACAGAAGGCATCTTTCAAACGGTAGTGTGAAATTACTTGTGATGGATTGCAGTTTTGCTATGACCTTGAATGAAGGTGAATATAGATATTACTCAGTTTGCTCTTCTGTGTGTGtcaacacacttttttttttctttaggttgCACAATGCACATCTTTGAGAACATCTCTGGGACAATGATGCTTCCAGGAGCAGAAGTCTGATTTGGAACCTGCTTGTTTTAAGAATATCTGGGAATTTCTATGCATATTTGCTTATTCCAACGTAAATCAGAGGACAatgaattctttttattttttgcatattttcatgCCAAGtaacaaattttcttctttcccgTTCTGTTCAATGGGAAAAACTTGAGCCAGTTGTgtagctgatttttattttgccacaTTCCTCCTCCTGAGCCAAATTCTTGGAAAACGCGTCTACAATACATCTATTTTTGTagttggatttatttttttttcctcctgtataTGTCATATTTCGTTTCTGGAGTTCTTTTAACTGTTCTGGTTTGAACCTGCCCTTTTGTGTCACTGagaattcatagaatcactcaaggaattaaataatttcagacTTGCAGAAGATGACTCATatgcttcagaaacatttttgtggcTGTGCTTGGCTCATTAATACAGGAGTTTAACAGTACTAATATGAAGCATTGCATTAATTGTTGCATACATTTATTACCAAATGACTTGCACAGACAGTGTTTCAGATGCCGTGGACCTAGCCATAATAACCAGAAGTGTCCCGtttgcaaaggagaaaataaaaaccatttgTACGCTGATAGCAAGCAGATGAAGTTGCTTGCAGTTTTGGAAGTAAGGACTGATCACAGTGAAAGCTGGCATGGATTTCCCTGCTTGAAGAAGGGGAAGCTATGCAGCTTAATATTTGGGTTGATTATAATGACTCTAGTGATGGCATCCTATGTACTGACTGGAGCCAAACATGGCCTGTTGTTAATACCGTCTCCCTTCCATTACGGAGCTTTTACTAGCAATCCGAGCTTAATGGACAATGAAAGCCTTAGTGACATGAAAGACCATTACCAGTCttctaaaattaatatttcatatgtaAAGGATTATCCAagcattaaattaattattgaCACTATTTCTTCAAAGATAGAGTTTATAACAAGACAGCGCCCTGATTTAGAAGAGCTGAGGAAACAAGAGCCACATGTAAGTATGAGTTAAAGTGTGTCTGAAATTAATGCGTGCTGGTTTATTTCAAGAATTTGGCGTCAATCTTTTGCTAAGATAAAAACAGTGCAGATGCTCTGATGTTCGTATTGTGATTTATACCACCTGGAGCCTCCTTATTTATACCAGTTGAAGAGCTGATGTTATAGATCAAGTCCTTCAGAGTCAGAGGCAAAATGGATGGGCTATATAAATGGTCTTGACacctgaaacaaaaaatcaggCAGTCTTCCGGCAGCTGTACACTCTCATTGAATTGAGAACCTTGTCTCACCCAAAATCATTCTGAGTTAGTCAGATTTGCCAGTCACCTAAAGTGATAAATAAGAAGGGAGACTTTCTAACTACCTGTGTGCATTCCTGAAAAACTGGTTATTGCAAACCTTGTGTTTCAGAATTAACAACTGGAAGTTAATTTGTATATTACAACtttgactttaaaaattaattcctggGGTGGTGGGGGATGTTGGGTTTTGTTAATCTGCCTTCTGGCCTTAAATTCAAAGGATTTTTAAACGTGCTTCTCTCCCAGTCCAACTGTTTGCACTGGAGTTTTTTCCAGTGCCATCAGAAGTAAGTTAAGTCAATTTCTtagtttaaatacttttttttttttttaaatatatgtaaaacaaGGTGGGGGGGCAGGGGATGTTAATGATAATGTTTCTATTGTGTTGTATCATTGTGCTAAGTTAGAAAAATATAACTGccactttttttctgccttgacTGAAATTATTGTTCTTTATGttgcagatgttttctgtaattcctAATAAATTCCTTCCAAATAGCAAGAACCCTTGTTGGTATGAAGAGTACAGAGGAAACACAACCACAGATCCTTATACAACGAACTCCTATGCACTGTATTCAAAGCGTTTTCGAACCATATTTGATTACCTCAGGAAGGTATTTTGGAACCACTTGTACCATTACAAGGACAAGCACTACCGGCTGCGCTGCCTCCCCCACTTCTACATCATCGGCCAGCCCAAATGTGGGACAACAGACTTGTACGATAGGCTCAGACTGCACCCTGACGTTCGGTTCTCAGCAATCAAAGAGCCACACTGGTGGACAAGAAAGCGGTTTGGTGAGTAAACGTGCCCTCTGGTATTCAGGAGGGTGGTCTATGAAGCTTTGATGTTACTTGTATGTATCTGGGGTGAATTATATGGATTTGGTCCATATTGGTTTACCTTGAAACAACTGAAGGTGATGGATATTCAATAGGTTCTAGCCTGCTTCTGCTTAATATTGTTTTGGGTTAAACCTTTCAAGATGATGCACATTAAATTTGGTTTCATTGCAGTGGATTGGAAAAGtctagaaaaatataaaaacactgGATAAAACCAACTATGTTttgtaaaagcaagaaaaggaacagTTAGGTTGTGATAAGAGGTTTAAAGAATAGTGGTAATAATTTTACCATGCAaaatttttctgtgaagcatGAATAAACGATGGGTCATTATTTGATACATGAGTGTCTTCTGTCCTTGTGATTCAGTAAATACAACTGTGTATTATAGTCGCAGCTTCACTAGTGTTACAGTTCTAGTCAAATGCTCTGTGTGAGACATCTCGCTCCCACGGAGGAACGTGGATGTATTCCTAATGCTCTTTTCCTGAGTGACATCAGTATTTTAGGAAATGGTTCTTCATCTCTGAAGGCAGAATGGAACAGCTGAGGTTGTGGCTGCTTCTTCAAAGCGTGTCTGAAAACCATGGGCCTGAATGCATTGTTTTATCCAACTGAAGTGTTTATATCTTTCTTGTTCTCTCTTCTGTGGGTACCAAGGCAGGTCAATCTTGTGGCTAAAGACTGGATGAGACTCAGAAGGTCCAAGTTCAGTTCTTGACTTTACTGTGTGCTTACTGCTTTCCTCTAAATGCAGGCATATATAGTACTTGCTTTATTTCACCCAGGCTTTGTGTTTTCTCACAGTAATGGTGGTTGGGTCTAGCTGCTAAGTTCTAGGATGTTGATATCAAAGTTCACAGGCTTTTCAGTGGTATTATTGTTTCCCAGAAGATGCTGGTTATTTTACGACGTTATCTTTCCTTCCGTATGTGATTTGCTGTGCTTTAATGCAGCCATTGCCTTTGGAGCAAGGGAAAACCTAGCATTGTAGGGTAGATCAGTTGATGAAGCCTTTACATCACTACTTCCCTGTGGTGCTTTTCCTGAGCTTCCTTGAAATCAGAAACTCTCTCTCCTAATGAACTGCCATGGCTAACATTAGGCTGATTTCTGAGGGACTGGGacacctgcagtgctgcctctgtgctttattttgggGTTGTACCTTCAATTCATTCCCATACACATGGTGTTACCATTTCCATCTCCcttctttttgtcttgaagCCCTGAAAAACCCTTGAGCTCCTGCAGATGGGGGGGTTTGATCGTTGCTGTTTGGCTCAGTCACAGATCTGGGATTCTTAATTTCTTATACAGAAATGGCTTAGCTGTGTTCttggggtttgttttcttcctttgaaagtGCCGTGAGAAAGTGGCTCGTACCAAACCCACAGTGGTGTTTCATATGTAGTGCACCACAAAGCTAGTGCAGAAACAGCGAGCTTGGCTTCTTTTGTCTCTAATACAATTAACCCTCTTCAATGTATTGTagacatttagaaaatgtttcatataaATTAAGAGTTAAAGCAATATgatgaaatacagttttgctttcaagaTAATTGTCTCCAGTACTGGAGATACAGGAGGTACTAGTGTGAATGAAAGAGCTGGGCTAGTTGCaaagtcaaagaaaagaagcattgtGGTGCCTCCTGAAGTCCCCTGAGAAGGAGTTCATTCATCACAGTCAGTGGCTGACTGAAAATGAATGATAAGAATTGCCTCATGACCTGCAGGTGGAAAGTCAGATCAATGAGGAAAGTGGATTTGAGACTTGGACACCTTCCAGTGCGAATGCCGTGCTGCTTGTTTCTGGGTGTCTGGATGCAGGGACCATCAGCAAAACCATCTGTGGAAGATTGTCTTCCAGAAGAGTGCTGGCAGGAAAGGCAGAAGCAAACTCTCAAGTGATACACTAAGCTAAAATCCTTGATGCTAAATGTGTATCTACACTTACTGTAGTCTTAACAGCAATGTTTGCAATTCATGGTGGAGGAGGCTGTGCACTCAGTCTCACTAAAGCTAAGACAGTTGCTCAGAAGTGGACCAACTGAACAGGCAACCATAAGAAGTCAGTTTGGAATGAGTGTAATTTGAGAACAAGGATGAATTCCAGACTCAGTGCTGGCACTCACAAACCTTCCACATGCATGACCTTGTGGACAGTCACTGGGGGGCCTGCAGCAGATCCacaaagagaattttctttccataatcactttgtttgtttgtttgtttgtttttaaagctgaagaATGAGGAAAGTTTGCAGAGCTTGGCATCTTATGGAAGTAAGATCTATAGAGATGACCTTCCAGCCATCTCAGGCAGTCTgccatacagaaaaaataaattttaattctttctgccCCCAAAGTACTTTAGATAATGGTTGCTATtcagcaaaatgagaaaaaaaaaaaaaaaaaaaaaaaaaaaaaacaagtaggCTAACGAATGAAATTGAGACAGCCCTCTTTAAAAGCCAGCTTGTGGATATGACTTCTATGCTGCTGGTTATTATCTTGTTTAGTTTGTAACACTTATCTGGAGAAGAAAGTCTTTGTTCTATGGCATTCCCTGATTCAGGGATTTTTATAAGACAGACTAGTTTCAGCTGAAGCTAAACAACCCTCCTGGGAAGGTCCCTTTTCACAAATCACAACTTTCCCGTTCTGCTGGGATGGTTGATGCTCTACAGGACTTTGTCCCAGCTTGACTGTCTCTCTTTCCTGGCTCTtagccacagctgctgctcgCATGAGCGGGGTGGCAACAAATCAAGGCAGTCTGTAGCACCATGCAtttttgagcctttttttttttttttcctcctttaaaaacaaaacaaaatacactgcTAAGCTTTTCTCCAACTTTGTTAAATCTAACTTTCCTAAAGGGGAAAATCAGAGGAAATAAGCAAAAGGACCCTCTTGTTGAGCTTTTCTCTCACATAAATGATAATTACCTGCCTTGcaggaacagaaaatgagagCCAAGGAGTCCTGCTCTATGCCCTTAGTTTTGTTCCCACTTGGTTGTTTTCCTTGACCTCTGTCTGGCTGAGAAATGTGGCTCACAATGTTGAGAAATGCAGGGAAAAGGCTGATGATATTGAATGCACCCTACAGCACATGGAgggataggaaaaaaagttactgtCGTGGAGCCTTGCTTTCTTACTTCTGAAAGATAAAGACATGAATAATTTCCCTGTTTTCTGACTTTGATAAGTGCACATCAATTTACATATTTGGCATCAGAGTCTGTTCTTAGTCTCAATACAGTAAATCTAGTTGGAGTCCATATTACTCCAGTTTATAccagtgaaaatgaaagcagaattttgtcttttatattCATTCATTCTAAATGctaaattttgaagaaaataaatgcaagctATTCatgcagaaacaataaaaaaaatacttaagataTTCATATCACTATGAATTTATGGCTTAATCGTGTAATATCTTGAATCTCAGTTACTCCATTATTGACTCTTTTATCTGAGTGCTACATTTCATGGCTCTAATTCTGTGCCAATGTTAGCTGGCTCAGATCCAGCAATGTCAAGGAAGCTGTCTTGATGTACACCAACAGTTAATCTTgctttgctattatttttttaaacttctctcttttcactgtttttaggAATCATTCGTCTGAGGGATGGATTTCACGATCGCTACCCAGTGGAAGATTACCTTGATCTGTTTGACTTAGCAGCACATCAAATTCAGGGCGTACTCCAGAGTGAAGCAGCAAAAGAGCACAGCAAGACGAATAACATCATAATTGGTAGGGCAAATACAgcttctgaaatgtgttttcatctCTGTGTTTGTAGCATCCGTACTGTAGGCATGAAAAGGGCATTTTCTCAGGGGTGACTGGTTCACTGCATGGGGCCACTGATGCCTGTTTCCCCTGCTGTGCATGGATAGTGCAGAAGTTCTTATCTTGAGAAAGATGCctgagaaagcaagaaatgccTGATGAACAtcagcatttaattaaataataaaataaaaagaaagcgAGGGAACTTGGTTACTCcttcaaatgttttaattttgttttcattacaaagGGTTTGTCTGTACCCACAGGATTGTAGCTTCAGGTTCAAATGCTGTAATATTGTGAGTTTCTTCCCAGGCATAGCAAACAAATTGTGGTATTACTACTTACAAAATGACACTGTAGAAATCCTGTAGCTGACTGGAGACAGTTTCCATTATAGTGACACAAGAGGCTCTTCTCAAGCTCCATCATAAGACACACATAGGAAGAAAGACCACCATGTTTTGTGTCATCATCCTTATGTAGCCATTCTGGCTTCAGCTGGGCTACAACAGTAGCCTGTGGTGGACTGACATAAACACGATGAAACCCTGAGCTGCTTCATTAACAGCAAAGATAACACAAGTTCAAGAGCAGGAGTATACAGAGTCAAGCTGAAGCTATCTTgcactgcattatttttcaggtGTGGAACTGAGAGGCATAGTACAGGATCAAATTTGAAGACAATTTTATGGTTCCGCTTGATATTAAGTTACTCAAttagcattaaaaatagaaatatccAGTTTAGAAAAGCTGTTGTGTTGCACATTATGGAGGCCTATGATCAGGTCCAGGCTCCACGGAAGGATGCGTGGGTTGCTTTCCATGACACATGGTATTCAGTAGACCATGCTCATCCACCATGGTGCAAACGGATTGCAGTGCCTGTGAAGAACATCAGCAGAAATTCTTAGattctgtttttgctttctgctagaAGCAGAAAGCCAAGGGGAAGAAACTTTTGCTGATCTTACTCTGTCACCTCCAAATCTTCCAGGGAAACCTGACACCACCATGAAAATATTAGTTGGGCAAGAGGTAGTTCCTTGTTGAAAAGAGGCTTTTGAAATAAGCCAAGGTTATTATCCTACAGAAATTACAGACAAGGGTTTTGCTGCCTGCTCATGAAGAGAATACCCTCAGAAtcctctttttcatttaattttaaccaaaaataaattaacctaTTGTTGGCTTGATGGAATGGTGACATTGTGTTACATTTCTTAAGCCAGAGACTTGGCTATAGTCACATTTGTTCAATACTTCCTTAGCCTTTAATTCTACCATATGGTTTATTAAATATTCAGTGCTGAGCAAAAGTTGCAAGACTGGGTCTTTAGAAATGTTGCCATAAAGGACATCTGCAGATTTTCCTCCTACTTACAATAGTATCTCCTGTCCTTTCATGGGTGAATTGTTTATACTAATTAAATACACTAATCTAATTGGCTGTGTACATCTTTGATTACTTACCTCCTGTTACAGCTTTTTCTAGAGttcagtttgtgtttctttttcctgtagtctcatttcttgtttcattaAGGTTCTGTTCACTTTTCTTATTAAGTTTACAGGAAAAGTCCTGAATGATTATGctcattaacttttttttattaccttggtgaaacaaaacaaagctagCTACGATAAAATGAATCTGTATGAATGTCAGGTTTGCTTAGAATCCTGCGTTTTCCTCTTTCAGgttattagaaagaaaaatctaattaaacCTGTAAACATTTCAGTAGTTCATCATGCTATGTTATTTTGAAAACGTAAACTTCATTGGGTATTATACTTAGTGGgtaataattgcatttttccaaataaaattatgtCTGCTTAGAGAGAATTAAAGTGGACAATGCTGAACTAGCTTGAGGCAGCTTGAGCAGGACTTGTTTATCTATGATCATTAATATCATTAATTCACAAGAATGTCTTTTGAAAGCACAATATGATTATAATCCATTAATGACTGAATATAGAAGTTATACATTTATTCTTTGAGCAGCTTAGAAATTCATATGTTCTTTAAGtccttgagaaaaaaataatacgtTTTTGGTTGCACTGCAGTGATTTCATAGAATTACTATAGCAGCGATTAATTTCTCTCATGTTTGGTATGGCTGACTCTCTTTGCAGATATTAAATCTGTATTATAACTCAGAAAAGAGCACTATCAAATTATCAGAAGTTTTTTGGGCTacttcaggaaattaaaattataattagCAGGGaccagaatgattttttttttttttcctttttaattcttgATGGCCATCTTGTTTGAGACTTGCCTTCTGGAACCCAACCTAACCTGGACTATTAGAACATTTATCTGCATTAGATGGTGTGACATTGGTCTTCCCTTGCTCCTGCACTGCCTGAAGATTTTGGTGGTGGCAGCTGATCCAGTTGAAGTGATTTCTATGGAGTATTTTGATCTGTGGTATTAAGAAAATCTGCCCATTTATGTCTAAATGTATTGACTTTGTTTAGTTCAAATAGCACGTTTGTATGCAGATGTTCTTATGTTCAGGTTTAGTCACCCTATGTGAGCTAATTAGGGAAATGCTCCGTCCAATAGAgagcatgaaataaaatcagaagtctGTGGAGCACAGGTGTATGAAAGAAGATCAGAAGAACTGTATTGAGAGAGGAAGAGGCTGTGTATAAAACAGCATGGAGTTGAAGAGCTTACACTGCAGTAAGAAATATAGGAAAATGTGCCATCTTCTGCTAGCGCTGGAATAGCTGCGTGACGCTTCTGTGGCCCAGCTATCTCACCACTTGTCCCATATTTAGTCTTTTGTGCTTCTGCTTCAACCATCACGGGAGCCAGGCTAAGTGAGTTTTAATTGACAAGTCAAAGCCCACCAATGATTAGGCAGTGCCTTGGTTGAttaatttagaatgaaaaaacagagctgttGTGGACACCCAGCTTTAACCAATGGACCTGATCCCCTCCTTTTGAAATGAGGCAAAATGAACATGACAGAAGATTAATATGTTTTCTAATAACTCCCAGACTTTATTAATGAATCACATTATATTAAGCTAGAGTTTGGAGCAAATAACTATTTCATGTTGTGTTTTGGcagtcttttaaaatctttattggTCTTTcccaagagagaaaacaaaaacagaaaatcatgtGCAGGTCTACAAGCCtgcaagtgttatttttttcatctcattccTTTTGATTCAAAAAAACTCATTAACGAGAGTTAGCTCTCATTAGGCTGTCAAAGAGTAGAAGTTTCCAAAAGACTTCTATA
Protein-coding regions in this window:
- the CHST15 gene encoding carbohydrate sulfotransferase 15 translates to MKHCINCCIHLLPNDLHRQCFRCRGPSHNNQKCPVCKGENKNHLYADSKQMKLLAVLEVRTDHSESWHGFPCLKKGKLCSLIFGLIIMTLVMASYVLTGAKHGLLLIPSPFHYGAFTSNPSLMDNESLSDMKDHYQSSKINISYVKDYPSIKLIIDTISSKIEFITRQRPDLEELRKQEPHMFSVIPNKFLPNSKNPCWYEEYRGNTTTDPYTTNSYALYSKRFRTIFDYLRKVFWNHLYHYKDKHYRLRCLPHFYIIGQPKCGTTDLYDRLRLHPDVRFSAIKEPHWWTRKRFGIIRLRDGFHDRYPVEDYLDLFDLAAHQIQGVLQSEAAKEHSKTNNIIIGEASASTMWDNNAWIFFYDNSTEGEPPFLIQDFIHAFQPNAKLIIMLRDPVERLYSDYLYFASANKSAEDFHEKVAESLQLFENCMLDYSLRACVYNNTLNNAMPVRLQVGLYVVYLLDWLTVFDKDQILVLRLEDHASNVKYTMHMVFQFLDLGPLSEKQEALITKSPASNTRRPEDRSLGPMLPTTKAILRDFYRPFNTKLAQVLFDDAFLWKRT